The Apium graveolens cultivar Ventura chromosome 11, ASM990537v1, whole genome shotgun sequence genome has a window encoding:
- the LOC141695812 gene encoding uncharacterized protein LOC141695812: MSLCLVAAMFLLCIAAAITTVYFLLFKPKHPQITVNVVQFPTFTLSDDAVSFTFFQFVTVTNPNRDTFTHYDSLLQLDYSDDTIGFVFIPAGRIYAGRSQRMSAKFEVERFLVPEKRRVTATVGDGVETKGVLGWGGGGC; encoded by the coding sequence ATGAGCCTTTGTCTCGTTGCGGCCATGTTTCTTCTCTGTATCGCCGCCGCAATCACCACCGTCTACTTCCTTTTATTCAAACCCAAACACCCTCAAATCACCGTTAACGTCGTCCAATTCCCCACCTTCACTCTCTCTGACGACGCCGTTAGCTTCACCTTCTTCCAGTTCGTCACCGTTACTAACCCTAACCGCGACACCTTCACGCATTACGACAGTTTGTTACAGCTTGATTACTCCGACGATACAATCGGATTCGTGTTTATTCCGGCTGGGAGGATTTATGCCGGGAGGAGCCAGAGGATGTCGGCGAAGTTTGAGGTAGAGAGGTTTCTGGTGCCGGAGAAGAGGAGAGTGACGGCGACGGTAGGGGATGGAGTTGAGACGAAGGGAGTGTTGGGTTGGGGTGGGGGTGGGTGCTGA